The proteins below come from a single Caulobacter flavus genomic window:
- a CDS encoding RNA methyltransferase encodes MTADTTPPSPSGEIVRTPPCVILNAPQLAENIGSVARVMANFGLYELRLVNPRDGWPQERAWASASGASWPLDDAKVFDTLAEAIADLHLVYATTARPRETRLPVYTPRESAGHLAQEVEQGRKVGLLFGGERAGLETDDIALCQAIVSIPIDERFRSLNLAQAVSINAYEWKMTVDDRPWKKFELNVEGPADQAAMMGLYEHLENELDKAGFYHPPEKKPSMVRNLRVPLARARLTDQEVRTFRGVITALSKGRGRVLAKLAQKAADKGED; translated from the coding sequence ATGACCGCCGACACGACACCTCCCAGCCCCTCGGGCGAAATCGTCCGCACGCCGCCTTGCGTGATCCTCAACGCCCCGCAGCTGGCCGAGAACATCGGCTCGGTCGCCCGGGTCATGGCCAATTTCGGCCTGTACGAGCTGCGGCTGGTCAATCCGCGCGACGGCTGGCCGCAGGAGCGGGCCTGGGCCAGCGCCTCGGGCGCGAGCTGGCCCCTGGACGACGCCAAGGTGTTCGACACCCTGGCCGAGGCGATCGCCGACCTGCATCTGGTCTACGCCACCACGGCCCGCCCGCGCGAGACGCGCCTGCCGGTCTACACCCCGCGCGAATCCGCCGGCCATCTGGCGCAGGAAGTCGAGCAGGGCCGCAAGGTCGGCCTGCTGTTCGGCGGCGAGCGCGCCGGCCTGGAGACCGACGACATCGCCCTGTGCCAGGCCATCGTCTCGATCCCGATCGACGAGCGCTTCCGTTCGCTGAATCTGGCCCAGGCGGTATCGATCAACGCCTACGAATGGAAGATGACGGTCGACGACCGCCCCTGGAAGAAGTTCGAGCTGAACGTCGAGGGGCCGGCCGACCAGGCCGCGATGATGGGCCTGTACGAGCACCTGGAGAACGAGCTCGACAAGGCCGGCTTCTATCACCCGCCCGAAAAGAAGCCGTCGATGGTGCGCAACCTGCGCGTCCCGCTGGCCCGCGCCCGCCTGACCGACCAGGAGGTGCGCACCTTCCGCGGCGTGATCACCGCCCTCTCCAAGGGGCGCGGCCGGGTGCTGGCCAAGCTGGCCCAGAAGGCGGCGGACAAGGGCGAGGACTGA
- a CDS encoding TonB-dependent receptor plug domain-containing protein, whose product MAMALGGVLLQGFAAALTVGSVSPSEARPPEVKAPETKAPEAKPEDPKPATIPVVEAEDAVVEGVTVQSAPRGKTEGPVEPEVSLDEAAIKAYGAGSVAELMTMLEPLTVSSRGRGGEGPVTLVNGQRISGFQEIAGLPPEAIQRMDILREEAALAYGYRADQRVVNMVLKKDFRSLNLEDEFRFATEGGRTFNEQKGNLFKVDADARWTVNVRYRRETPLYEAERDIVRASSTPYDIQGNIGTPTGPELDPALSALVGAVVTVTPVPASVASGAPSLADFVAGAGTAATDDLTAARTLLARGEEGAVQGAYTRNLVLGALGNVTTTFSGNAESTSRVSYNGLTGVGLALKADSPFSPFARDVTLYRYLDVPDALRRKTDTDKVELGMTALGMLSGWRWTFAGNYDLTDSATRTGRGLDTAAYRAAVAASDPSVNPFAPIPRDLLRYAAQDTADSITTNARAELTMNGTVAQLPAGRLRATLKGGVDSRKVESESVRSSVFTRRTLVRDRGTLSASADAPIAERDGVLGFLGGVSVNGNVLYEQFSDIGGLMTAGGGLSWSPIKRMNLSLNYSTEEGEPSPQQVNDPVLLTPNVAMYDFATNQTVNVTRIEGGNPNLGADSRQVVKLGFSYRPFEKRELSLWGNYTASRVEDQIASFPAVSPELEAAFPSRFVRDAAGRLTSVDTRPVNFAHADRQELRWGLNYNLRWGGPPPPAAGARPGGAPRPGGGGGQAGGPGGMMRPGGAPGQGFLNVSLNHLWRLQDEVVIRDGMTPLDLLDGASLGRRGGTPRHEVNLQANLTKDGLGCGLRSAWRSATWVDGGPRGDDLFFADIPTVSLSGFADLGQRKDLVQRYDWLKGSRVTLAVDNLFDEKQQVRDDQGRTPQAYQEDYMDAMGRTVRLSLRKLL is encoded by the coding sequence ATGGCGATGGCGCTTGGTGGCGTGCTTCTGCAGGGTTTTGCCGCGGCCTTGACGGTCGGTTCGGTGTCGCCGTCCGAGGCCAGGCCTCCAGAGGTCAAGGCTCCCGAGACCAAGGCCCCCGAGGCCAAGCCCGAGGATCCCAAGCCCGCGACCATTCCCGTCGTCGAGGCCGAGGACGCGGTCGTCGAGGGCGTGACCGTGCAGTCGGCGCCGCGCGGCAAGACCGAAGGCCCGGTCGAGCCCGAGGTCTCGCTCGACGAGGCGGCCATCAAGGCCTACGGCGCGGGTAGCGTCGCCGAGCTGATGACCATGCTGGAACCGCTGACCGTCAGTTCGCGCGGACGGGGCGGCGAGGGGCCGGTGACCCTGGTCAACGGCCAGCGCATCTCGGGCTTCCAGGAGATCGCCGGCCTGCCGCCCGAGGCGATCCAGCGCATGGACATCCTGCGCGAGGAGGCCGCCCTGGCCTACGGCTATCGCGCCGACCAGCGGGTGGTGAACATGGTCCTCAAGAAGGACTTCCGCTCGCTGAACCTGGAGGACGAGTTCCGCTTTGCCACCGAGGGCGGGCGCACCTTCAACGAGCAGAAGGGCAATCTCTTCAAGGTCGACGCCGACGCCCGCTGGACCGTCAACGTTCGCTACCGGCGCGAGACGCCGCTTTACGAGGCCGAGCGCGACATCGTCCGCGCCAGCAGCACGCCTTACGACATCCAGGGCAACATCGGCACGCCGACCGGCCCCGAGCTCGATCCGGCCCTGTCGGCCCTGGTCGGCGCGGTGGTGACCGTGACGCCCGTGCCGGCATCGGTCGCGAGCGGCGCGCCCAGTCTCGCCGACTTCGTCGCCGGGGCCGGAACCGCGGCGACCGACGACCTGACCGCCGCGCGCACCCTGCTGGCACGGGGCGAGGAGGGCGCGGTCCAGGGCGCCTACACCCGCAACCTGGTGCTGGGCGCGCTGGGCAACGTGACGACGACCTTCAGCGGCAACGCCGAGAGCACCAGCCGCGTCAGCTACAACGGCCTGACCGGCGTCGGCCTGGCCCTGAAGGCCGACAGCCCGTTCTCGCCCTTCGCCCGGGACGTGACCCTCTATCGCTATCTCGACGTGCCCGACGCCCTGCGCCGCAAGACCGACACCGACAAGGTCGAGCTGGGCATGACCGCGTTGGGCATGCTGTCGGGTTGGCGCTGGACGTTCGCCGGCAACTACGACCTGACCGACAGCGCCACGCGCACCGGCCGGGGTCTCGACACCGCGGCCTATCGCGCGGCGGTGGCGGCCAGCGACCCGAGCGTCAATCCGTTCGCCCCGATCCCGCGCGACCTGCTGCGCTACGCCGCCCAGGACACCGCCGACTCCATCACCACCAACGCCAGGGCCGAGCTGACCATGAACGGCACGGTCGCGCAGCTGCCGGCCGGGCGCCTGCGCGCCACGCTGAAGGGCGGGGTCGACAGCCGCAAGGTCGAGTCCGAGAGCGTGCGCTCGAGCGTCTTCACCCGCCGCACCCTGGTCCGCGACCGGGGCACGCTTTCGGCCAGCGCCGACGCGCCGATCGCCGAGCGCGACGGGGTGCTGGGCTTCCTGGGCGGGGTGTCGGTGAACGGCAACGTGCTGTACGAGCAGTTCTCCGACATCGGCGGCCTGATGACGGCGGGCGGCGGCCTCTCGTGGTCGCCGATCAAGCGCATGAACCTGTCGCTGAACTACAGCACCGAAGAGGGCGAGCCCTCGCCCCAGCAGGTCAACGACCCCGTGCTTCTGACGCCCAACGTGGCGATGTACGACTTCGCCACCAACCAGACGGTCAACGTCACCCGCATCGAGGGCGGCAATCCGAACCTGGGCGCCGACAGCCGCCAGGTCGTCAAGCTGGGCTTCAGCTACCGGCCGTTCGAGAAGCGCGAGCTGTCCCTGTGGGGCAACTACACGGCCAGCCGCGTCGAGGATCAGATCGCCAGCTTCCCGGCCGTCTCGCCGGAGCTGGAGGCGGCCTTCCCCAGCCGCTTCGTGCGCGACGCCGCGGGGCGGCTGACCTCGGTCGACACCCGGCCGGTGAACTTCGCTCACGCCGACCGCCAGGAACTGCGCTGGGGCCTGAACTACAACCTGCGCTGGGGCGGTCCGCCGCCGCCTGCCGCCGGCGCACGGCCGGGCGGCGCCCCGCGTCCCGGCGGCGGGGGCGGGCAGGCCGGCGGACCCGGCGGCATGATGCGGCCGGGCGGTGCGCCGGGGCAGGGCTTCCTGAACGTCTCGCTGAACCATCTGTGGCGGCTGCAGGACGAGGTGGTGATCCGCGATGGCATGACCCCGCTCGACCTGCTGGACGGCGCCTCGCTGGGCCGGCGGGGCGGTACGCCGCGCCACGAGGTCAACCTGCAGGCCAACCTGACCAAGGACGGCCTGGGCTGCGGCCTGCGCAGCGCCTGGCGCTCGGCCACCTGGGTCGACGGCGGTCCGCGCGGCGACGATCTGTTCTTCGCCGACATCCCGACCGTCAGCCTGTCGGGCTTCGCCGACCTGGGGCAACGCAAGGACCTGGTGCAGCGCTACGACTGGCTGAAGGGCTCGCGCGTGACCCTGGCGGTCGACAACCTGTTCGACGAGAAGCAGCAGGTCCGCGACGACCAGGGCCGCACGCCGCAGGCCTATCAGGAGGACTACATGGACGCCATGGGGCGGACCGTGCGCCTGAGCCTGAGGAAGCTGCTCTGA